One part of the Rutidosis leptorrhynchoides isolate AG116_Rl617_1_P2 chromosome 1, CSIRO_AGI_Rlap_v1, whole genome shotgun sequence genome encodes these proteins:
- the LOC139876541 gene encoding uncharacterized protein, whose protein sequence is MASIMKKTTRLLSTQFNYSPSSIIQPCITTSRRSVETLAFEEIRSPSHKPTPDHSAFVLHGLMGSARNWRSFSRNLASSLSPSSDWKMTLLDLRNHGRSAGVSGLQPPHDMINAANDVANLVKSKDWNWPDVVLGHSMGGKVALQYAMSCASGDYGTSAKLPKQLWVLDSVPGIVNPEETSGEVEKVLETLQSLPKTIPSRKWLVDNLINQGFTSSLSEWIGTNLKSSGEHQTWAFDLDGIVQMFDSYRKMDYWPLLEHPPKGTEIVIVRAEDSDRWDPHIIEKLESLDNRIADESEGKFSYVVLPKSGHWVHVDNPKGLLEIVTPKMASLS, encoded by the exons ATGGCGTCAATAATGAAGAAGACAACCAGATTATTATCTACCCAATTTAATTATTCGCCCTCATCCATTATTCAGCCATGTATTACTACGTCTAGAAGGTCAGTCGAAACCCTAGCTTTTGAAGAGATCCGATCTCCTTCTCACAAACCCACACCCGATCATTCCGCATTTGTTCTTCATGGATTAATGGGGTCTGCACGAAATTGGAGATCATTTTCTCGCAATTTGGCTTCTTCGCTCTCTCCATCTTCAG attGGAAGATGACTCTTTTGGATTTGAGGAACCATGGAAGATCAGCGGGTGTATCTGGTTTACAACCACCTCATGACATGATTAATgctgctaatgatgttgctaattTAGTTAAATCAAAAGATTGGAATTGGCCTGATGTCGTTTTAGGGCATTCAATGGGAGGTAAGGTGGCATTACAGTATGCCATGAGCTGTGCAAGTGGTGATTATGGAACTTCAGCTAAGTTGCCTAAACAG TTGTGGGTACTGGATTCTGTACCTGGCATAGTCAACCCTGAAGAAACTAGCGGGGAGGTCGAAAAAGTTTTGGAAACCTTGCAAAGTTTACCAAAAACAATCCCATCACGCAA GTGGCTCGTGGATAACTTGATTAATCAAGGATTTACAAGTTCATTGTCAGAATGGATAGGAACTAATCTTAAAAGTTCAGGAGAACACCAGACATGGGCGTTTGATCTTGACGGAATTGTTCAGATGTTTGATTCATACAGGAAGATGGATTATTGGCCGCTTCTAGAACACCCACCTAAGGGGACGGAGATAGTGATTGTTCGAGCAGAAGATAGTGACAGGTGGGACCCCCATATAATTGAGAAGCTTGAAAGTCTTGACAATCGGATAGCTGATGAGTCTGAGGGTAAGTTTTCGTATGTGGTTCTTCCAAAATCTGGGCATTGGGTTCATGTGGACAACCCAAAGGGACTTTTGGAGATTGTGACACCCAAAATGGCttcccttagttaa